A window from Nevskia ramosa DSM 11499 encodes these proteins:
- the mdcG gene encoding malonate decarboxylase holo-[acyl-carrier-protein] synthase: MNLLTLPAEGRWPRHRLLRLAPAAWAALIASRNDLAGEPLLESWAQRGWPLIVRRRLPGEVPTSLPVGLPLPPSAGKRRIALQIQADDIASVAALPRLAEVIAAAPQDWRPTLQQLVAIGERFGVETRVFGSLAWQWLTGLTYIGASSDIDLTWTLPRKTQIDDLLAALAAIDAAAPMRVDGEWLRADGSGVNWRELQARSAEVMLKTAREPLLCTREDFLEACP, encoded by the coding sequence ATGAACTTGCTCACGCTTCCCGCTGAAGGGCGCTGGCCGCGGCACCGGCTGCTGCGGCTCGCGCCGGCCGCCTGGGCAGCGCTGATCGCCTCACGCAATGACCTGGCCGGCGAGCCGCTGCTCGAAAGCTGGGCGCAACGCGGCTGGCCGCTGATCGTGCGACGGCGCCTGCCGGGCGAGGTACCGACATCGCTGCCAGTCGGACTGCCCCTGCCGCCCAGCGCCGGCAAGCGGCGCATCGCCTTGCAGATACAGGCGGATGACATCGCCTCGGTTGCGGCGCTGCCCCGATTGGCCGAAGTCATCGCCGCAGCACCACAGGACTGGCGGCCGACCTTGCAGCAGCTGGTCGCCATCGGCGAGCGCTTCGGTGTCGAGACTCGCGTCTTCGGCAGTCTCGCCTGGCAATGGCTGACAGGCCTGACCTATATCGGCGCGAGTTCGGATATCGATCTGACCTGGACGCTGCCGCGCAAGACGCAGATCGACGACTTGCTCGCCGCCCTGGCTGCCATCGACGCGGCCGCGCCGATGCGCGTGGACGGAGAATGGCTGCGCGCGGACGGCAGTGGCGTGAACTGGCGCGAACTGCAGGCGCGCAGCGCCGAGGTGATGCTCAAGACCGCCCGCGAGCCGCTGCTGTGCACGCGCGAGGATTTTCTGGAGGCCTGCCCATGA
- the mdcE gene encoding biotin-independent malonate decarboxylase subunit gamma, producing the protein MTLAEILVSLFPRGHQVAVEDGLLSGQGPRADGTQITVIGVDGRKAIGIDEAAWLARKVLDTVKAGGTTPILVLIDSDSQRMSKRDEMLGLSEYLAHVAKCLNLADARGHATVGLLYGHTAAGAFIATALSTRTLLALPGAEPMVMDLPSMSRVTKLPIELLQEKAKSTPVFAPGLDNLMQTGAVAALLDPQRSLAGQLDAVLRDLAAGGGAQDLRDQLGQQRNGRPKAAEIARRVHELAHASR; encoded by the coding sequence ATGACGCTCGCTGAAATTCTTGTTTCCCTGTTTCCACGGGGCCACCAGGTGGCGGTCGAAGACGGCCTGCTATCGGGCCAGGGCCCGCGTGCCGACGGCACGCAGATCACGGTCATCGGCGTCGATGGCCGCAAGGCCATCGGCATCGACGAAGCCGCCTGGCTGGCGCGCAAGGTGCTCGATACCGTCAAGGCCGGCGGCACGACCCCGATCCTGGTGCTGATCGACAGCGACAGCCAGCGCATGAGCAAGCGCGACGAGATGCTCGGGCTCAGCGAGTACCTCGCGCATGTCGCCAAGTGCCTGAACCTGGCCGACGCACGCGGTCACGCCACCGTCGGCCTGCTCTACGGCCACACCGCTGCCGGTGCTTTCATCGCCACCGCACTGTCGACGCGAACGCTGCTGGCGCTGCCTGGCGCGGAGCCGATGGTGATGGACCTGCCGTCGATGTCACGGGTCACCAAGCTGCCAATCGAACTGCTGCAGGAAAAGGCCAAGTCCACCCCGGTGTTCGCGCCGGGGCTGGACAACCTGATGCAGACCGGCGCGGTCGCTGCGCTGCTCGATCCACAGCGCTCGCTTGCCGGCCAGCTCGACGCAGTGCTGCGCGACCTGGCAGCGGGCGGCGGTGCCCAGGACCTGCGCGACCAGCTCGGCCAGCAGCGCAACGGTCGACCGAAGGCCGCCGAAATCGCGAGGCGCGTCCATGAACTTGCTCACGCTTCCCGCTGA
- a CDS encoding biotin-independent malonate decarboxylase subunit beta, with protein MNALLHDDSGLAASWYEASARQRVAGLLDAGSFEEFIGPELRETSPHLPLFDLPQQFDDGMVVGRGRLNGAAVLVAAQEGRFMGGAFGEVHGAKLTGLLRAARDLVKLPVLILFDTGGVRLQEANAGELAIAEIIRALLDARLAGVPVIGLIGGRAGCYGGGGLIAGCCSALAVSEQGRISVSGPEVIETNRGVEEFDAKDRALVWRTMGGKQRRLIGGAERFVDDSMTSFREAAEALVNSAALLSLTTLEAEQARLEQRIERFGTCSDALDVWQALGAPQPATIPGMSFEAFVALANQLQEPRHDAR; from the coding sequence ATGAACGCCCTCCTGCATGACGACTCTGGCCTGGCGGCCAGCTGGTACGAAGCCTCCGCTCGCCAGAGAGTGGCTGGCCTGCTCGATGCGGGCAGCTTCGAGGAATTCATCGGTCCGGAGTTGCGCGAAACCAGCCCGCACCTGCCGCTGTTCGATCTGCCGCAGCAGTTCGACGACGGCATGGTCGTCGGGCGCGGCCGGCTCAACGGGGCAGCGGTGCTGGTCGCGGCGCAAGAAGGCCGCTTCATGGGCGGCGCCTTCGGCGAAGTGCATGGCGCCAAGCTCACCGGCCTGCTGCGTGCCGCTCGCGACCTGGTCAAGCTGCCGGTGCTGATCCTGTTCGACACCGGTGGCGTGCGCCTGCAGGAGGCCAACGCCGGTGAACTGGCGATCGCCGAAATCATCCGCGCGCTGCTCGATGCGCGCCTGGCCGGCGTGCCGGTGATCGGCCTGATCGGCGGGCGCGCCGGCTGCTACGGCGGCGGCGGCTTGATCGCCGGCTGCTGCTCGGCGCTGGCGGTTTCCGAGCAGGGCCGCATCAGCGTGTCCGGGCCGGAAGTGATCGAGACCAACCGCGGCGTCGAAGAGTTCGACGCCAAGGACCGCGCGCTGGTGTGGCGGACCATGGGCGGCAAGCAGCGGCGCCTGATCGGTGGCGCGGAGCGCTTCGTCGACGACAGCATGACCAGCTTTCGCGAGGCGGCGGAGGCGCTGGTCAACAGCGCCGCGCTGCTGAGCCTCACCACGCTCGAAGCCGAACAGGCGCGCCTGGAACAGCGCATCGAACGCTTCGGCACCTGCAGCGACGCACTGGACGTCTGGCAGGCGCTGGGCGCCCCACAACCCGCCACCATCCCCGGCATGTCCTTCGAGGCATTCGTCGCCTTGGCCAATCAACTGCAGGAGCCGCGCCATGACGCTCGCTGA